The stretch of DNA GGAAGCGGTACTCCACGGTGATCTCCCCGACGGTCTAGAGCTATAGCGTACTTTAGCGCTTATGGATCCTGATGGAAGCGTGGCGTTGGTGAGCGCGTTCCATGACTCGCGGGCAGGCCGACGAGTGCCCACGCGAAAACGCCGCCGGAAGCATGGCTTCCGGCGGCGTTTGCGTGATGTTTCATGGTGGAGCCTAGCGGGATCGAACCGCTGACCTCAACACTGCCAGTGTTGCGCTCTCCCAGCTGAGCTAAGGCCCCACTGCGTCCCGCCTTGCGAGAACGGGGCGTATCATACGACGCGCCCTGCCCCCCGTCAAGCCCCGAACGGGAACTCGTTTCTACTCCCTTGTACCAATTACACTTAGGAGCAGAATGTGCCACCCTAGCCACATCATGAACGAGCCGGTCGAATCAGGGCGCGCCGTTATCTCGCAGGCGTCCCGAGTCGATAGTTGTCCACCATCATTCAGGAGCGTCCGAGTGATCAGGGTTCTCGTCGCCGATGACCACCACCTGGTGCGGACCAGCATCGCCCACCTGCTGAATGCCGAGCGCGGGATTCGCGTGGTCGGCGAGGCCTCCAACGGTGAGGATGCGATCACCATGGCTCGCAAGCTCGAGCCGGACATCGTGCTGATGGATATCCGCATGCCCGGCATCGGCGGCCTGGAAGCCACGCGCAAGATCCACCGCTTCGCCAGTGACATCCGCATCCTGGTCCTGACCGCCTTCATCGAGGAGACCTTTGCCCAGCGCCTGCTCGAGGCCGGGGCCCACGGTTTCATCAGCAAGGGCTGCCAGCAGGACGAGATGGTCGAGGCCATCCACTGCGTGTTCGGCGGCAAGCGCTATGTCAGCCCCGAAATCGCCCAGCGGCTGGTGCTGTCGCGCATCGACGCGCCGGACAACCCCTTCGACCAGCTCTCCCAGCGCGAGCTCCAGGTGGCGATGATGGTCGTCAACTGCCAGCGGGTCGCCGACATCGCCGACCGCATGTTCCTCAGCCCCAAGACCGTCAATACCTACCGCTACCGGATCTTCGAGAAGCTCGGGGTGGCCTCCGACGTCGAGTTGACCCATCTCGGCCTGCGCCACGGCCTGGTGGACGGGTTCACCGAGGCCGATTGAGCCCCTTGCCGCCCGGACGATTCTGTTAGGATGGCGGCTCCGCCATCCTCTTCCGGCACGCCGCGACCATGAGCTTCGATTCCCGCGACTTCCTCGGCAGCGTCAGCGAGTCACCTGGGGTTTACCGCATGCTCGACGAGCAGGGCGAGACCCTCTACATCGGCAAGGCCCGTCGGCTCCGGGCACGCCTGGCCAGCTACTTCCGCGGCGCGTTGAACACCAAGACCCAGGCCCTGGTGGGCCGGATCGCCGATATCCAGGTCACGGTGACCAACAGCGAGACCGAGGCGCTGCTGCTCGAGCAGACGCTGATCAAGGAACTGCGTCCGGCCTACAACATCCTGCTGCGCGACGACAAGTCCTACCCCTTCGTCTTCGTCACCGACCGCCACCCCTTCCCGGCCCTGGAGTACAAGCGTGCCCGGGTGCGCCGTGACGACGGGCGCTATCTGGGGCCCTACCCCAGCAGCGGCGCCGTGCGCGAGAGCCTGTCGCTGATGCAGAAGATCTTCCGCATCCGCAACTGCGAGGACAGCGTCTTTGCCCACCGCACGAGGCCCTGCCTGCAGTACCAGATCCACCGCTGCAGTGCACCCTGCGTAGGCTACATCAGCGAGGCGGACTATCGCCGCGACCTGGAGCATGCGGTGATGTGCCTGGAGGGCAGGAGCGAGGCGGTGACCCGTGAGCTGACCGAGGCCATGGAAGCCGCGAGCGGCCGCCTGGACTTCGAGGAGGCCGCCCGGCTGCGCGACCAGGTCCAGCACCTGCGCCAGCTCCAGCAGCGCCAGTTCGTCGACACCGGCGGCGGCGATGCCGATGTCTTCGCCCTGGCGAGCCGGCCCGGGGCGCTGTGCATCTCGGTGCTCACGGTGCGCCAGGGCCGCCTGCTGGGGGCCCGTCACCATGCTCCCGCCAACGGGCTGGACCTGGGGCCCGAGGCCCTGCTCGGCGACTTCATCAGCCAG from Halomonas aestuarii encodes:
- the uvrY gene encoding UvrY/SirA/GacA family response regulator transcription factor yields the protein MIRVLVADDHHLVRTSIAHLLNAERGIRVVGEASNGEDAITMARKLEPDIVLMDIRMPGIGGLEATRKIHRFASDIRILVLTAFIEETFAQRLLEAGAHGFISKGCQQDEMVEAIHCVFGGKRYVSPEIAQRLVLSRIDAPDNPFDQLSQRELQVAMMVVNCQRVADIADRMFLSPKTVNTYRYRIFEKLGVASDVELTHLGLRHGLVDGFTEAD